The Rosa rugosa chromosome 1, drRosRugo1.1, whole genome shotgun sequence genomic sequence TAAAGCCATAATTAATACTTTGATATCACGTCATGCGAGATACAACTGTCAcagttattttttctttattcccAATCAAATATCGTAATTAGGTTATAGATCAAGTGATGACCTATAGCTAAGTTTTATAGAAGGGATTCATGTGAGATATCTTTCCAAAATAGACATTGATCGAGTTATGTTTTCCCGGAAAGCACGaactaattaattagttaaGGGTCCCTAACGTACTCATAATGACTAATATAAGAAAAACATTCCCCATTAGTCGAAACATATACACATACATATTCCGATCGTATACAGAACCCGAGAGTCAATTAAGTATATGAGACCTAATGCACACGAAAGAAGAAAAATCGTACTTAGCTCAATAATTTAAAGTAAAAAGAGGATGGAGATGTATCAGACAATATCAGAATCACTAGACAGACTGCATGTGATTTCCAAATAAACTGAGCTGAAAGTCAGTTTGAAGATTTGAAATAATTTAGATTTGAGAAAAGTACATGCAAAGGTAGAGCTATACATTAGGGCTACCCTTAAACTGTAGCTCGGAGTCTTAATTTGTGGAAAACAGAAAGTTTAATTACCGCATTACTTTACCAATTTTTTTACGTAAATTCCAATACTAAGCCACCTTATTATTCCACATAGATTAATTTAGAGCACTAAACTCACaattaattttgtttaattatgtAAAACATGTATCGCACCGACGCACCTAGATTTAGCCCACCCTATTAAATTCCTAATTCCGTCTTTACGCACTTGCAGCTTGCAGCAGGCATATGTAGGAAGAAGATTATATATAGAAGCGAGACACTAAGAAGATTTAGCTAAAGGGAGCTAGGTTAATATATGCAGGAAGGAGATCGAATAAAAGCAAATTTACCTTGATTGAGCTTGGAATGTTGAACTGTATATGTATGATCGACTAAtaatgagagagtgagagatagATAGATCGATAGAGATTTTGAAGCCTTATAGAAGCTTTGAAGGTTATTTATAGGGCTTTGTTTTCCTAAAGATATATTGGAAAGTTAATTACTCACGTAATATATACTTGCCTTAAATTGTTACGATCTAGTTTTTataaattttcttctttttttttattgatgattTCTTTTTGGGATAAATTTTTAGACATTGATTGTCTAACTATCTATAAAGAGACTAATCAAAAGTGTGTATATGCAACACGtataaattaaatataaaagaGGTTATTTTAATTTGTTGACAATGGGACATCAATCGTGGCACCCTGAATGGGGTTCCTACAACGCCGTTAACTCCAAGCCAATTTCGAGTGACACCAATTTGGGTAGGTCGAGGGACAACTACGGCAAAAACTCTTGGGTTCCCTCGTTGCATGCGGTAGTCGCCAATGTTTGATCACGAAGCGTTTGGTTCATCCAGGTAAAATTCAGTccagaaacaaaaattgaaaatagGTTAAAGTTTTTCCATCCGTATTTTGTTTTAATAAACCACAAATTAGCATTGGCCTTCCATGTCCACACTTATTTTGTGCTGAATTAATACAATGCTCAAAAGCTGCcaatgataaataaataaataaactgagaaaaaaagaagaagaaaaaaaacaacataATGCAATAAAAAACCTTAAATTTGCATTGGGCATTCTAAATGGACTTTTAAACTACAAGATCACAGGCTTTTACACACCCGAAAAAACACCCGGCCCAAGACCCATCTCCCAACGCCGTCGTTTCGTGTTACCGCCACCCCTTATTCCTCTTCCCTCCTTGAAACGGTaacttcactctctctctctctctctctatggaCTCCTACACTCCCCTACTGGAGAAAACCCGGGTTCCCCAACCTTCCCTCCAAAAATACGCCGTGATTTCAATCTTCTCGAAGCTCCGATCCGCCCCGAACTACCTAGACTCCGACTCCGAACCCGGAAGAGAAGCCATTTCTCAGTGCCTCCACTCCGCTTCCCCCGCCGTCGTCGATCAATCGGTTCGCGAGCTCTGCGGCCTCGTCGCCGACGACGGCTCCAAAATCGATGTCCACCGCGGCTTGCTGGAGCTCCAGTCCGCGCTCGAAGGATCCGATTCGAAGTTCGTCGACCTGTTTGTGAAAGGTTTGGGGTTTTTGGTCCGGTTAGGGTTTCAGAAGAGCAATGGCAAGTGGTCTTTCAGCAACACAGAGTCTCACCCCTTGATTAAGGTAAAGGAAATCCATGATTGCTCGGAAGTTGTAGTTTTAGCTTAGGAATTGTGAATTGAGTTAAATTTTCTAGCAATGCTGATAAATTAGTGAGAGGTTTTGAATTCTGTGAACTGTGGTGGTGGTTGATTTTTTAGGTTCTTTCGTGCCGGAGCGATGTGGAGGCTGAACTTGTGCAGCAAGTTTTACTGTTTATGGCACAGAATAGGCGGTTGGGAATGGTGGAAGTATGTGAGTTCTTGAGACCGTTTATAAACTATTTGATTTTGAGAATACCGTTTTCGGAAATGTCATTTATGTTTGCGAGGCGTTTAGTATCATCAATGGCGTCTCTTTGTTGCTCAATTCCTGTTGATGCAATGCCGGTGCTTAAATTGTTGACAGAATGTCTTCAGTACGTTCCGCACAAGAGTTCAGAAGTAAGTGTACTTGTGTGACTTGTATTGCATGTATTGGCTGATCCTGCCTTCATTGGATCATGGTTGGGGAGGATAGTTTAATTTTCAGGGGATGATGAATTTATGTTAAAGTTCCACCGGTTCGCATTGGCTTGGTGCTAATTAATTGATTCTTCAAAACTGTCAggatttccggaatttcatataTTTAGCAGAATGTATGGTGGATGCATATACAGTGGTTTTGAGGCATTTAGCTGGAACTAGATTGGTATGTTTTTGGCCTTTTGATGTAATTTGTATTCATGTTGTCTTTGTGCAGATCGGACAAAGATTGTTTAAtcattctttttctctctttttcttttttggttcatttgcttttttcttttttcatggaattaatattttttttttccctgtcCTTGATAGCAGCTGATTGCTGAGGCTCAACTCTGTGGTTTGGAACTGTTTGAGAAAATTATATCGATTTGCACAACTGGTCATAAGCACTCCGGTTCAATCGAGCCTCTAGTTGAACTGTCCAAGAACTTATTGTTGTCCCAGAAAGATAATGGGTTTCCTTATGCACCGAAGTTATCATCAGCTATGCTTTCGTTATTTATTATCCTTGTCCAATCAGAGCTTGAGCATGAACAACTTTCCACATTGAAACTTCTGCACCTTCTCTTGAAGTGGAAGTATGGAAACGGTATGCTTGACAACACTCGTCTAGACAATTTACATGATTGTCATACTCATTGTTTTTGTTGCTGTCATGATTGTTATGTTTCTTTTGGTtataagcatttttttttttttgggtagaaAATGGTGTAGACAGAAGTGGAGGTGCTATGAGCGAGGAGCTTTTGTTCATATTTCCAGTCGTTGGTCTACTGTCATCTCCTTCTAAACATGTCAAAGGAGCGGCAACAGATCTGCTTGTCATGCTAGAAAGACTTTTAGTAAGAGTTTTGGTAGCACCAAAGGATAAACCAGCAAAAGAAGCAGGGCATCCCTCTCTAAGCACACCTGGATCTATTGTGTTTAGAATCTTACAGCATCTCTGGTTTCAGgtgtattttcttttcttctcataTCTGTGATTCTTTTCCATGTAATCTTGTTGTTATATCCAAGTATTCTGCGACTATTTATCTTATTACTGTGTGAACGTTCTATGGTTCAAATTCATGGTTACATTGTTGTTCTTGTATACGTCCGAGTTTGTAACCcttattaaaaaagaaagaacataATATTGGACAGATATAATTGTCAATAATCTATGTTGTGATTTTAATGCTTCTACTATAGGATTTTGTAGCACCTGATGATTGgagttttatattttcttttgcttttcagGATTCTTCTTCATTGTCCagtttgtttttaaatttttcttctATCAGTAAAACTAATGGCGAGGAGATTTATGATGTACCAAGATCGTGGGCTTCTCATTTACAAGAGTATACTCTATCGATTGTTGACAAACGAAAGTCCTCCCTACCTCTCTCGCAGACTCAAGAAATATACATAACTGGTAAACGTTCAGAAAGCAACTTCATTCCTCAAGTTTCTAAGCATGAATACCTGGTAGTTATTTGTTTTGCTGCATTCGTTCTTCGTATTACTTTCACTTACTTGATACTTATGTACTCCCCACTATTTGCTGTAGAGATGCCCTCGTTACTCTCTGCCATTGCTGGTCTTTTAGTGATGAATGAGGTACAAGGAGGCACTGCTCTAGATTCTTTGGCTGCTATTGCCACGATGGATCCTAAACTGGGAGCTCAAATGTTGCTGGCTATCCTATTTTACAATAACATATTCACTAGAAAAGATATAAGTCGCTTTACCATGTTGGTAAGTTTTCATTTGTAGTCTGAactctttaatttttgttaccAATGAATAGTTccttttgggtttttttttttatatatattttttaatttactcTATTTAACTGTATCTGCAGCCAAAACTTTTGACAATGCTTCCAGCACTTGCCTCACAGTCTGTGATGATTCCTCTTGTAGTTCAGACTATCTTACCAATGCTTCATAAGGATGCGAAACCGTAAGTATGGaaatcttttctttttagttattACTATAATCATTTAGGGGTCTTGCTCTTGCCTATCTGTTCTGGTCAGAAGGTGGCCTTATGTCAAAGTGTTCAAAGATTCCAAATTGTTATAGTAATGGGTTTCATTACTAAAATGAGTATTACATACAGTAAGGTAAATATCCACAAATTTGCATGCTATTGTGCTTGATATTTCATTACTGTCTAAAGTATATTCTATCTAAGGCATTTATATTTTCAAACATCCCAAGGACGTCTTGAACAATACACTTGATTCTGAATGGCAAATTGGTTCAAAAGTGTCACATGTGTCCTTGGTGTCATTCTGGAATCTCAAGTCATGTTCATTATTGTTAATGAAAATAGCATCTATGTTAAGCTCTTCACCAATCTTGAACCTATTATTTGCAGTGCACTTGCAAAAAGCGACACTTTTAAGATCTAGCTCTTTTCCTCTGCATTAAATTCTATTAATTGAACAGAAAAAGTTGAAATTTTTTAAGTAGCATATGGATTACTCGTGCAAAGTAGTAGTTTTGAATTCCTAAACTATTAGATTTTGGGCTTTTCTTAAAGTTAATGTCTGGAGGAGTTTCTTTTTGTGTAATCTATTTTTCCCAAAAAGCCTGTTTTCAATGGttaatttaattttcagaaCTTTACATGCGACAGCCATTCGCTTGCTTTGTCAGACCTGGGAGACCAATGACCGTGCCTTCGGGAGTTTGCAGGTAAAATTCCTTTTCCGTTGTTCATTATATTACTAAATTCATAATCAACTTGAGTGTTAATATGGTCATGTCAAAATCCATATTCCGTCATGACCTTGGAGAGTGCCAATTTCCGAATTAGGTGTCTAGCAGACTCGGGAAACAGTAGAGCACAATTGAATGCTGGGGTGCCTAATGGGGGCTCTGTAATTGCATGCCAGATCTTGCTCTAGTTGCATATGTAGTTGATGAGCGAGTCTGCATGTTTGGAAATTTTTGGCCCCTGTGATGCTTCCAGAAGTAATCTTAATCTGTTTCCAAATTGTATGTAATTAGTAGGTCTTTTATGTGATTATTAACATTTTGTTCCAACTTTTAAGTCTTACAAACAGTGTTGGAAAAATTATGGGGTTAAGAAACGAGTAATGAAGTTGAAGTGGAAGTAAAGGGATATGCTAGTTGAAAGATTTCTTCTACTCCATCATGAATTCATAATGATTAGTATTTAGATAAAATGATTACTGAATCCTTGACTTGGGAAAAAATATTTCAGATGCCAAATACTACTTATTATGTGCGCCAGCTTTCCTCTGTTTCTGCTAATTTGTTCATATTTGTGTTGTTTCTTGTCAACATTTTAGGGACTGTTGGTTCCAAAAAGGTTCACTGACTTAAAGGCTGAAAGAAATATATGCATCAGTATGGCTGCATCAGTTCGGGATGTTTGCAGAAAAAATCCTGATAGGGGAGTGGACCTCATCTTATCTGTCTCGGTATGGTTTATCTTGAAGCTgatttctctttgttttggCTAAGCATTCAGCTCTAAGGTGTCTTCTTTTTGTCTTTCAATCAACAGGCTTGCATTGAGAACAATGATCCGATTATTCAAGCTGTGGGTTTTCAAAGTCTTGCCCACCTTTGTGAAGCTGACGTAATTGGTAATCCTGTTGTCTGTAACCTTATTTGTTTCGGTTCATGAGCAAATAGAATTAGTCACCCCAACAAGGTGTAGTTTCTTGGGCATACTATGTTACAAAGTTTCTTTATACATGTCAATACTATCATGTTATCTTAAACTTCTGTGGTAAGTTTCACCTATGCTCCTGAGAGTCATCCTCTGCTGCATGCTCCATTTTAAAATTGAGATACATAATTCTTCAGTTAACAATGGGCATGTTTAGTTGGTCCAGAAACTTtcatcaatatcttcttctccttcttggatTAAAAAGTGATTTAGGACTAAAGTAGATGGCCATCAGTAAAATATATCTTATTGTTATTTTTTGGTGGATTACAAACATACTAGAGTTGCTTTTCTAgatattattatttaatttagtAGTGAGTTTAAAGTTCTGTCGGCATCTCCTGTCTCAGATTTTTACACAGCCTGGGATGTCATCAGGAAGCATGTTCTGACTTACACTGTAGACCCAAATCTTGCTCAGAGGTAAGCATAAGATTGTAGTAAGCTTTAAATTGTGGGTCTGCTTGACTATACCATGATTGACATAATTGTTGGCACTACCGTTAGAAAAAGGTAATGTTAGAGGTTGTGCTCAGTAATCAATACATGTCACAGTTGGTTAATTGTTCTCCCTTTGCCTTTTTAATTCTGTCTAGACATGGTTAAATTCTGATACTGTTCAAGTATAGTAAGTTATCTCTTTGAGTTTAAAGATACCCTGCCCCTTTAACTTCTGCTTAATGGCAGCCTTTGCCTTCTTCTGAGGTGGGGTGCAATGGACGCTGAAGCACATCCTGAAGCCTCAAAAAACATCTTGCAGATCTTATGGAGTGTTAGCATCTCTACTCATCCTGGTCTGGAGACACAGTGGGCAAAGGCAAGGGCCTCTTCCTTTAAGGCCTTGGCTCAATTTGAggtaaatttgttttttttcctgaaTGGCTGCTTATATATACAAATACCTAGGGTAGTGATTTGGCATTCCCCTTTCAGACTTGCTCTCCACTTTTAACTACTTAAGAGGGGAGTCTAAGTGTTAAAATATATTCAAAAGTGGAGTGCTAAAATcactccatatatatatatatatatatatatatatatatatataatgaccTATTCCAGTTTCAGTGACTGCTTACTCTCATACTGGATTGGTTGGCAACTTATCTTATAACAGCTATCTTATTACATATATTGTTTTTTGGCATTCTTCTATGAAAATGTTTTTCTTTATGTTATTAAATGTTTCCCTAGGTATCACATATTGAACAAAAAATTCAAGATTTCAAGAAAAGGAACCTGGAGCTGCTTTCTTGTGAAGCAAACATTACTGTACTGAATGCCATGGAAGAACTTCTGGTCAAGATAATAACATATGAGCACCTGTAAGCAACATAATCCTTTAATAAACTATCGTTGTAGCCCCACATGTTACTGATACTGCCCCCTTTTCTTCTAACTCTTTCATTTCTCATAAATGTTTTAAATGAATTAGCACAAGGCGAAGATTGGTTAAGGAGAAAAGAGTTGCAGGAAGTAAGATCGAGAAGCTGCTGGATGTGTTTCCCCAGGTGATCTTTTCTTCAGGTATCAAGAGATTGGGGTCTTTAATGTTCTTTTATAAACATACCAACATACTAACACTTGCACACACAATCACGGTTGCTTGTTttgtctttatatatatatatatattctttaatgtttttattttaagaggTCAAGGTCCTTTGGCTAAATTTTGCAATGCTATGTCAAAAGAGATACAAAATGAATAATGTCAATCTCATGGAATCACTGGACTTTACTCGAATCTTGAACTCAATTATAAAGGTTCATTAAACAATGAAACTGTGTGcaaatattattattatcaatCACTTAATCCACATGTTAGTTTTGTAGGTTactttaattttattaaatccATATCAGTAATAGTAGAGGTTATAATTGATGGTAATTTATCAAACTTGATCATTCTGATTTGCTCTTGTTATTTGTGACCTGCATAGCATATTTGTATCTTCCTCTGAGAATGGACAGTTCATTTGCAGGGAAACGAAGTGATGCGAGGGAGTTACCTGGTGCAGCCTTGCTGTGTCTTTCCTTTACTCCTAAAGATGTGAACACCCAAGGGCTATCAAGGGTAAGATTGTAAATCAAAATATTCTTTTCTTCGTAGAGCTTCGAATCTTAATTAATTTATGTCTTCCAGCTGTCCTTTGaatcttcatatttttttgGCATAGGGATTCCGGGATATACATGGTGGATATGAGAATGCTCTGGTGGAACTAGCTTCATCCCTTCAGCTCTCAAGAAATATTTTTGTTGCCCTTATTTCACTGGAATCATGGAAATCCTTCATGCGGCGTTGGCTGAGGGCTGATATCTTGTCCTTTGATGCTAAAGTGTCATCTATCGTCTTGGATAAAACCACTAAAGCTGCTAGTGACATTCTAAAGGTTCACTGTATTGTTTGCTTCAATAGATATACCCTCTATTTTTCTGAACCTGTTCTAACTTTTATCATTTTATATAATTATGAAATGCGCAGAGTATGATAAAAATAGCAGAAGAGGCTCTTCCTAGATCTGCTGAAAACATCGCACTAGCTGTTGGTGCCCTTTGTGCGGTAAGATATGTTATGTGAAATCTTTATGTAAATTTAATGAGCTTACTGCGCTGcagaattattattattattatatatattttttaaaattaattttttagtTCAATGGTGTTTGTAATAGAACCATGAGGAATAAACTTTATCATCTTTGATTTCCCCTAGATGAAACATCTAATAGAGAGAATATATTCTACCCCATAGGTGTTGGACATTTTGGTATTtgataaaacaaaataataattatatttATTGATCAATATTGTTAAAAATAATTCATGTTCAGCTGCTCACTTTTAGCACCAATTGACTGGTCTCCAGTTTAAATTTAATCCTAGTACCCCATTTTTTGTAGTATAACATTATGCACAAAGAAGCAAAACTCATGCATTGAAAGTATACTAGATGAACACCTTAAAACTGTGGCATGATATTAGAATGATCTAAAGGATTGAGTAAGGAAGATCTAGATTGATCAATGGACAGCACTATCCAATTAAACTAAAGCTTCAATTTACTTGCCCAgaaaagcaacaaaaaaaaagaaagaaaaggtagATTACTTACTGATCTTCATTGTCCCTCGTAGTTCCGACCTATTCTTTCTTGCCAGGTTTAAATTATTACAGTAATTAGTGGCTGTTTACTCTGCCCAGCCTTAAGTTTTGGCTCTTTGTCAGGTCTTGCCTCCGTCTGCCCATACTGTTAAAGCAGCTGCTTCAAAATTTCTATTGAATTGGTTGGTCCAGCCTGAGCATGAACACCGCAAATGGTCTGCTGCAATTTCTCTTGGATTAATCTCAAGTCGCCTACATGTTACTGATCATAAGCAGAAGTTTGAGAATATTGCGAGACTTGTTGAGGTACGTAGAGTTATTTGAtgctatttctttctttcttatatttTTAATATTACTTCTGTTCTCCCCACTTTTCCTTGCCTCTGATCCCAGATCACACAAATACTTTGATATGATAAATATGCATTAGAATAGGTTTGTATATCCGGATGTCATTTTCACAGATATTGCATGCCTTCAGGTGATGTGTAATAGCAAAAGCACCCTTGTGAAAGGAGCCTGTGGGGTTGGCTTGGGCTTTTCTTGCCAAGATCTTCTTACCAGGGCTGATGCCGCTGATTATTCTAGCACGGAGAAAGACTCAGACAAGATGTCAGAAAGGGACTTGCTTGGTGTCATAGTTAAGGCGTTATTACGTATGATAAGTGATATCACTCAAGTGGCTCCTGATATTTTGGAAAGTCTCTCTGCTTATTTCCCACCTAGCAGAGATGATATAGATACAAATATAACTGCTGAGTTGTCAAATAAGAACTGTGATAACTCTCTAGAAGATATCTGGGGTATTGCCGGACTTGTTCTTGGTTTGGCTAGTTCTGTTGGTGCAATGTACAGAGCTGGGGCGCATGATGCTATTTTCAAGTTGAAAGATGTAATGGTATCATGGGTTCCACATATGAATAGACTGGTTCAAGGTTCTGGTTCTTACTCTGGGGGTTCTGAGATAGTTTTGTCAGTAGGATCTTGTCTTGCAGTTCCCATTTTAGTAGCATTCTGCCAAAGAGTAGAATTGATGGATGAGACTGAAGTAAACCATTTAGTAAATGGTTACAGGGAGCTCATTTCTGAATTACTGTCTGTCAAAAAATCTGGCACTTTCTATCACAGCTTATTGATGGCATCATGCATAGGGGCAGGCAGTCTTCTAGCCTGCATACTGAATGAAGGGGTGCATGCTATTGAAGTTGAGCGTGTAAAGGATCTACTAGAATTGTTCAAAAAATGCTATTCTAGTCCTTACCCTCCTTTAGTCCATTTCGGAGGGATGCTTGGAGTTGTTAACGCTATGGGAGCAGGTGCTGGGATCCTGCTTGACAGGCCTCCGCTAACCTCAGTGCAGGCACCTTTTGAACAGAAGGTACATTTATTTTACAATTGCAAGAAAATATATACCTGTTTTTTGTCGTTGGATTCTTTGTTTGCATGTATTTTGACATCTTGTTTCTTCTGATAGGAATCTGGCTATGTCATGGGTCCTCTACTCTCAAATCCTGCTTGTGAGCGGCATTTGACATCGTTGATGCAGGATATATTTCTTGTTGCACAGAAATCTGATGATCATCAATTGCAACAGTATGCTGCATGGGCGGCTTCATTTCTTCGAAGTCATTTGTTGTCCAAGGATGCTGTCAATGTTGACAATAGTCTTAATACTGATTCAGGTGGTTCAAAATCTGTTTCCCAAAGTTTTGCAGATGACAGTTTAGTTATGAAGCTTTCTTCATGGCTAATGCATCTCAACTTTACTAGGGTACGTTTCTTGCTACTACTTTTTCTGTGGTACTCCTTTCTCAGGCAGTTGTCTTCTGGATGTCTATTTGTTTTTGGCTTTTTGCACGtgtacttttttctttcttttggattGATGAGAGATATGAGTGCTTTTGTTGACTTATTTTAACTGTTGATACTACTAGACATTTATTCTCATTGATCTCTATATATGTGACACTGTATGGTTGTTAAGTAAGGTATATGAAGTCTTAGACAATTCCCATTTAATGGCTTTATGCCGATTTTTGCACATGGGATTTTTAATTTACTTATACAGCATAATGTAATTACTTCTATGATACTACATATGTGCAAATTTTAGCAATGGATACACTGGATTAGAGTTCCCCCCCAACCCCCCCCCCCGTTTTTCCTCCTTCCTGCTCTGAGTCGAGTTTTATGTGTACACATAAAAGAAGATTCTGTTCTTTttaaagtctttttttttttttttctatgcgTCTTTCACTCTTTCTAATGTATTCAACTATGATTTCAGACAGGTAATGTCGCTCATGTTGGCACAGTAATAACTGTAGTAAGGTGTCTTTCACAAGCTCCTAGATTGCCAATGTTGGACTGGGGATCAATCATTAGACGTGGCATGAGATATGAGGCACAGGTTGTGGAGATGTTACCAACAGAATCATCATTCCAAAAAGGAATTCTTAGGGAGGAGTGTCTAAAGTTCTCATTAGCTCATGCAAATAAATTTGACCAACTCCTAAGTTTCCTAGATGAGCTATCTGACTTGTCCAGATTCAGTACACTAGAGTGGAATCTGCAATATTGTGTTCTCAACCATCTTGCCGACCTCATAAAAGTATTCTCCGGTTCCAGGCGTGAAAAACTATTTGATGATCTCTGCAACTACTTTACTTCACGTCAATCATATGACACTGATGAGACAAGTTTGTTACGGATTTCATGCTGGAAGGGTCTGCACAAGTGTTTAGACGAGGCTTCTCTTGATTCTCTCGAGTACATATCCGACATAGAAAAATGCATGGAGGTGTTGTTTTCCTTGTTACCTGCAAGGCAATTAGCTGCTGTGGTAGGAGTAGGTCGGTTGAATTCTATAAAGGAGTGGTCTGAGGCAGTTAAATGCTTAGGAAAGGCTCGGAAAAGTTGGTTGGCGGATTTCCTACTGGTAAGCGTATGCTGATAATTTGTTTCTATGCTATGCTGTttcttcaaaaatatattaattgCTTGTTGTTGAATGAATATGCTGGTCAAGAGAATTGGTCTGTAAATTTGGTAGATTTTGTTTCCTTAGAAACTGTATCTCGCTCTGGTCACGTGTCAATACAGCTTCATTTTTGTTGAAAGCAGATAAGATACAAGAATACAAGTTGACTTTCTGTCACATACGTGTTCAGTTATATAATTACATTATCCTCACAGGTTTCACAGGAGGGCCTGCAACAAAGAGATGGTCAGCGTCTAGAAGTTCTGAAAAAAATTCAAGCCAAATCTAAGCTAGTTAGAATTGGTTCCATCCCTTTGACTGAGCTGGGAAGACTAAAAGCTCTGATATTGAATATTGAATCCGATGGTTagtatttgtttcttttctgaACAGTGATGGTCCTTTTCTATAATATATCCATATATTTTGCTTTTCAGTGACCTTATTTTTTCTTATAATGGTAATCTCCATTTAGAAACTAGTGCCTCTTTGAGAACCATTATGTAGGAATACCAACTATACCCCTGTTACTTTAAACAATTATAAAGTAGACACAAACACTTAAAACAGTATGGATATCATGGTGTTTCAACAAATTCAATCACCTAGCACACCCTGCCTTTCTCACCCTAGTACAACTCCTATCATATATTGTAAGAAATCACGTGTATGATCTTCCCAAGCTTTATGTAATTGTATCCTTGATGTGGATTGTTTTCAGGCATAT encodes the following:
- the LOC133726619 gene encoding protein RST1 isoform X1, with amino-acid sequence MDSYTPLLEKTRVPQPSLQKYAVISIFSKLRSAPNYLDSDSEPGREAISQCLHSASPAVVDQSVRELCGLVADDGSKIDVHRGLLELQSALEGSDSKFVDLFVKGLGFLVRLGFQKSNGKWSFSNTESHPLIKVLSCRSDVEAELVQQVLLFMAQNRRLGMVEVCEFLRPFINYLILRIPFSEMSFMFARRLVSSMASLCCSIPVDAMPVLKLLTECLQYVPHKSSEDFRNFIYLAECMVDAYTVVLRHLAGTRLQLIAEAQLCGLELFEKIISICTTGHKHSGSIEPLVELSKNLLLSQKDNGFPYAPKLSSAMLSLFIILVQSELEHEQLSTLKLLHLLLKWKYGNENGVDRSGGAMSEELLFIFPVVGLLSSPSKHVKGAATDLLVMLERLLVRVLVAPKDKPAKEAGHPSLSTPGSIVFRILQHLWFQDSSSLSSLFLNFSSISKTNGEEIYDVPRSWASHLQEYTLSIVDKRKSSLPLSQTQEIYITEMPSLLSAIAGLLVMNEVQGGTALDSLAAIATMDPKLGAQMLLAILFYNNIFTRKDISRFTMLPKLLTMLPALASQSVMIPLVVQTILPMLHKDAKPTLHATAIRLLCQTWETNDRAFGSLQGLLVPKRFTDLKAERNICISMAASVRDVCRKNPDRGVDLILSVSACIENNDPIIQAVGFQSLAHLCEADVIDFYTAWDVIRKHVLTYTVDPNLAQSLCLLLRWGAMDAEAHPEASKNILQILWSVSISTHPGLETQWAKARASSFKALAQFEVSHIEQKIQDFKKRNLELLSCEANITVLNAMEELLVKIITYEHLTRRRLVKEKRVAGSKIEKLLDVFPQVIFSSGKRSDARELPGAALLCLSFTPKDVNTQGLSRGFRDIHGGYENALVELASSLQLSRNIFVALISLESWKSFMRRWLRADILSFDAKVSSIVLDKTTKAASDILKSMIKIAEEALPRSAENIALAVGALCAVLPPSAHTVKAAASKFLLNWLVQPEHEHRKWSAAISLGLISSRLHVTDHKQKFENIARLVEVMCNSKSTLVKGACGVGLGFSCQDLLTRADAADYSSTEKDSDKMSERDLLGVIVKALLRMISDITQVAPDILESLSAYFPPSRDDIDTNITAELSNKNCDNSLEDIWGIAGLVLGLASSVGAMYRAGAHDAIFKLKDVMVSWVPHMNRLVQGSGSYSGGSEIVLSVGSCLAVPILVAFCQRVELMDETEVNHLVNGYRELISELLSVKKSGTFYHSLLMASCIGAGSLLACILNEGVHAIEVERVKDLLELFKKCYSSPYPPLVHFGGMLGVVNAMGAGAGILLDRPPLTSVQAPFEQKESGYVMGPLLSNPACERHLTSLMQDIFLVAQKSDDHQLQQYAAWAASFLRSHLLSKDAVNVDNSLNTDSGGSKSVSQSFADDSLVMKLSSWLMHLNFTRTGNVAHVGTVITVVRCLSQAPRLPMLDWGSIIRRGMRYEAQVVEMLPTESSFQKGILREECLKFSLAHANKFDQLLSFLDELSDLSRFSTLEWNLQYCVLNHLADLIKVFSGSRREKLFDDLCNYFTSRQSYDTDETSLLRISCWKGLHKCLDEASLDSLEYISDIEKCMEVLFSLLPARQLAAVVGVGRLNSIKEWSEAVKCLGKARKSWLADFLLVSQEGLQQRDGQRLEVLKKIQAKSKLVRIGSIPLTELGRLKALILNIESDGIWDVLVEVVAALQHAEGSIKRQWLIDAAEISCVSSYPSTALKFLGLLSGSWSKYMPFLILDQQTVLSDLPVTLSSLLSNSSWGGVVESVVSSLFASLERIYNWTTHEAQVKDMPPGMQPIDESENPMAGFLLRVMHSTCVTLKDYLSLEKQLKLASMDI